Proteins co-encoded in one Anopheles moucheti chromosome X, idAnoMoucSN_F20_07, whole genome shotgun sequence genomic window:
- the LOC128306391 gene encoding protein CutA homolog isoform X1 yields the protein MLRLPSLVSSIIRSTGSRYIHSTTMTTDVKETPANEYSVAFVTVPDNTVAVNMARQLVEKSLVACVNIIPGLTSIYAWEGKINEDSEVLMMIKTRTCRVEELIKFVREIHTYSVAEVIAFPIASGNAPYLDWIGKTVPKAGTA from the coding sequence ATGCTACGCTTGCCTTCTCTTGTATCGTCCATCATCCGCAGCACGGGATCCCGCTACATCCACAGCACCACGATGACTACCGATGTGAAGGAAACACCGGCAAATGAGTATTCCGTCGCGTTCGTAACCGTACCGGACAATACGGTGGCGGTTAATATGGCCCGGCAGCTCGTTGAGAAAAGTTTGGTGGCGTGCGTTAATATCATCCCCGGGCTGACGTCCATTTACGCGTGGGAGGGTAAGATTAATGAAGATTCGGAAGTGTTGATGATGATCAAGACGCGTACCTGTCGGGTGGAGGAGCTGATCAAATTCGTACGTGAAATCCACACATACAGCGTGGCGGAGGTAATTGCATTTCCGATTGCGAGCGGGAATGCACCGTATCTGGACTGGATTGGAAAAACTGTCCCAAAAGCTGGCACTGCGTAA
- the LOC128306391 gene encoding protein CutA homolog isoform X2, whose product MTTDVKETPANEYSVAFVTVPDNTVAVNMARQLVEKSLVACVNIIPGLTSIYAWEGKINEDSEVLMMIKTRTCRVEELIKFVREIHTYSVAEVIAFPIASGNAPYLDWIGKTVPKAGTA is encoded by the coding sequence ATGACTACCGATGTGAAGGAAACACCGGCAAATGAGTATTCCGTCGCGTTCGTAACCGTACCGGACAATACGGTGGCGGTTAATATGGCCCGGCAGCTCGTTGAGAAAAGTTTGGTGGCGTGCGTTAATATCATCCCCGGGCTGACGTCCATTTACGCGTGGGAGGGTAAGATTAATGAAGATTCGGAAGTGTTGATGATGATCAAGACGCGTACCTGTCGGGTGGAGGAGCTGATCAAATTCGTACGTGAAATCCACACATACAGCGTGGCGGAGGTAATTGCATTTCCGATTGCGAGCGGGAATGCACCGTATCTGGACTGGATTGGAAAAACTGTCCCAAAAGCTGGCACTGCGTAA